From a single Apium graveolens cultivar Ventura chromosome 2, ASM990537v1, whole genome shotgun sequence genomic region:
- the LOC141703026 gene encoding uncharacterized protein LOC141703026 codes for MEGLKDKDGTVALSYPMLSKSNYTAWAMKMRAVMKAHGIWEAIEPTYPKATVDVKADRFKVDVIYQAILEDILLAVAEQTSAKGVWDDVKTMCQGVEKVKEAIVQTLKMELETLSMKGTELMDEFSMTLSGLVTNIRELGETMKEHYVVKNLLRVVPSKYLQITSAMEQFGKIDEMTFE; via the coding sequence ATGGAGGGACTTAAGGACAAGGATGGTACGGTGGCACTGAGCTACCCTATGTTGAGCAAGAGCAACTATACAGCGTGGGCTATGAAGATGAGAGCTGTTATGAAGGCACACGGAATTTGGGAGGCGATCGAACCCACATACCCAAAGGCTACGGTTGATGTTAAGGCAGACAGATTTAAAGTGGATGTCATATATCAAGCCATACTCGAGGATATCCTGCTAGCAGTGGCAGAGCAAACTTCAGCAAAAGGTGTTTGGGATGACGTAAAGACGATGTGTCAGGGCGTTGAAAAAGTGAAGGAAGCCATAGTTCAAACGTTGAAAATGGAACTTGAAACTCTGAGTATGAAGGGGACAGAGTTGATGGATGAATTCAGCATGACATTGAGTGGTCTGGTGACTAATATAAGGGAACTAGGAGAAACAATGAAGGAGCATTATGTGGTCAAGAATTTACTACGAGTTGTGCCATCCAAATATCTTCAGATCACTTCAGCCATGGAGCAGTTCGGAAAAATCGATGAGATGACTTTTGAGTAG